TGGTGCGAGGATCCAGCCACCAATCCCTTCCCTGTGGCCTACATGCCCGACAATCTTACCAAGGCCCTCAAGGCGGCCGCCCGGGGCAAATTGAAACTCAACGATCCCATCAAGGTGCCCGAGGGGTTCCGCGGCCGCATTGGCTACGATAAGAAGACCTGTATCGGATGCAAACTTTGCATCAAGGTCTGCCCGGCCAACGCCATCGACTTCTTGGAGGACGAAAAGAAGGTGCTGTTCCACATGGACCGCTGCTGTTTCTGCGCCCAATGCACCGAGATATGCCCTGTTCAGTGTATCTGGATGACCGACGAATTCGCCTTCGCATCCTATGAGCGCCAGAAGGAGGTCGTGAAGGACTCGGGCAAAAGGCCCGCCGCCAAAAAATCCAAGGCTGTCAAGGACGACAACGATGCTGACGACGCCAAGGCAACCAGGGAAGCCAAGGGCTCCGGCGAAGCCAGGGAAATCAGGAGCGCCGATACAGCCAAGTATCATATCGATGCTGACAAGTGCATCGGCTGCACCCAGTGTGCGAAGGTATGCCCCGTCCAGGCCATTTCGGGCAAACTTAAGGAGAAGC
The Thermovirga sp. DNA segment above includes these coding regions:
- a CDS encoding 4Fe-4S binding protein, producing the protein MINRMMIQMLRQWCEDPATNPFPVAYMPDNLTKALKAAARGKLKLNDPIKVPEGFRGRIGYDKKTCIGCKLCIKVCPANAIDFLEDEKKVLFHMDRCCFCAQCTEICPVQCIWMTDEFAFASYERQKEVVKDSGKRPAAKKSKAVKDDNDADDAKATREAKGSGEAREIRSADTAKYHIDADKCIGCTQCAKVCPVQAISGKLKEKHVVDEEKCIGCAACAEVCPVKAISPR